One Drosophila kikkawai strain 14028-0561.14 chromosome 3L, DkikHiC1v2, whole genome shotgun sequence genomic window carries:
- the edin gene encoding uncharacterized protein edin, with amino-acid sequence MSSNKSSILLLVACCLVAFVSAYPQPYPEEYLMDEPAEEYLTTEHAELLLAEPEDFLVAEPEELLVRRARSPEGGSVVLTASKDNQVGREASVQYNHNLYTSRDGRGSIDAYAQASRNFDYNRNNYGGGVQASWRF; translated from the coding sequence ATGTCTTCCAACAAGTCAAGTATCCTGCTTCTAGTGGCCTGCTGTCTGGTGGCTTTTGTGTCTGCCTACCCACAGCCATATCCCGAGGAGTATCTGATGGATGAACCCGCAGAGGAGTATCTTACGACTGAACACGCTGAGCTCCTGTTGGCCGAACCCGAGGACTTTCTAGTGGCCGAACCCGAGGAGCTTTTGGTTCGTCGTGCTCGTTCCCCGGAAGGTGGCTCCGTGGTGCTGACCGCCAGCAAGGACAACCAGGTGGGACGCGAGGCCAGTGTCCAGTATAACCACAATCTCTACACCAGCCGGGATGGACGTGGCTCTATCGATGCCTATGCCCAGGCCAGTCGGAATTTCGACTACAATCGCAACAACTATGGCGGTGGCGTTCAGGCATCTTGGCGCTTCTAA